The Verrucomicrobiota bacterium sequence TCAAGCCTTAGTACTTATTGATCAGCCACAATTGATTACTCCTTCCTCAACAGCCTCACCAGAGGATCAACTACACCAATGCTGTGAAAAGCTCTTTCAGGATCTTAAGGCGCATACATTAGATGACTACCAAAGTCTTCTTGCACCGCAGCTATCGATTAATAAAAAATGGGAAAAATTCCTCTTCACCATACGTGGAGAATCCTCCATATTTAAACAGAACAATTGATCTCAAGATACATTATGGATCTCTATTTTCTTCTTCAGTTTGGTCTACTCTTCCTCCTCTTACTGATCAGTGTTCATTTTCTCATTAATACTTTTGTCTTTCAATCCCCATCACTTATGGATGAAAAGGTAAATGAGCACGAATATCCACTCATCTCTATTCTCATACCCGCGCGCAATGAAGAAAATAATCTTAGAAGCTGCTTAAATAGTATGGTCCAACAATCCTATCCAAAGTTAGAAATTTTTATTCTCGATGATCAATCTACTGACAAAACACCCGACATTATTAAAGAGTTTACTAAGGACGATTCCCGTATCGCTTATCTCCCAGGAAAAAAATTACCAAAGAACTGGACAGGGAAAGCTTGGGCTTGTCACCAACTAGCAGAGAAAGCCAAAGGAGAGTATATCGTCTTTACGGACGCCGACACCATTCATAACCCGCATTGTATTTTAAGCGCTTACCACCAAGCGATTGATGATAAAGCCGACCTTTTATCGCTCTGGCCTCGCCAACTGTGTAAAACTTGGTCTGAAATACTTGTGGTGCCTTTCATCTATGTCCTACTACTTACCTTTTTGCCTCATTGGATGGGTGGTCGTTTCAAAAGCCTAGGGGCAGCCAACGGTCAATTTCTTTTCTTTAGAAGAAAAGCTTACCGTAATATCAAAGGCCATGATTCAGTCCGCAATCATCTGGTCGATGACGTCGCTCTTGCCCGTTTAATAAAGATACGAGGCTATAACTTAAAAAATAAAGATGGTTCGGATTTTATCACTTGTCGTATGTATACAAATTTCAAGGACCTTTGGTCAGGATTCTCCAAGAACCTTCGCGCAGGGCATGACTCCTCTCTTGTAAGCTTTCTAACACTTAGTTTCCTACAATTTTTTTTATACCTCATGCCATTCCTTTTGGTTCTTGCTCACCTTTTAGGCATTGAGCCCATAGCCAAATATAAGTCCCTATTTGGTATTTGTATTTGCCAATGTGGTGTGATCATCGCTATGCGCTGCGCCATGAGTGTTGTATACCGGCATCATATACTCTCAGCTTTTTTGCACCCCCTTGGACAAATCCTTACCCTCGT is a genomic window containing:
- a CDS encoding glycosyltransferase family 2 protein is translated as MDLYFLLQFGLLFLLLLISVHFLINTFVFQSPSLMDEKVNEHEYPLISILIPARNEENNLRSCLNSMVQQSYPKLEIFILDDQSTDKTPDIIKEFTKDDSRIAYLPGKKLPKNWTGKAWACHQLAEKAKGEYIVFTDADTIHNPHCILSAYHQAIDDKADLLSLWPRQLCKTWSEILVVPFIYVLLLTFLPHWMGGRFKSLGAANGQFLFFRRKAYRNIKGHDSVRNHLVDDVALARLIKIRGYNLKNKDGSDFITCRMYTNFKDLWSGFSKNLRAGHDSSLVSFLTLSFLQFFLYLMPFLLVLAHLLGIEPIAKYKSLFGICICQCGVIIAMRCAMSVVYRHHILSAFLHPLGQILTLVIALNSWRLYAFGRVFWKERKY